TTAGGGAGAATTTCGGGAAAAAGCAGGCAGATTGACTATATTTTGTAATCTTTTGGTGAGGATTTGATAATGACACATCATCACCCCACCGTAGCGCTACGGAGTACGTTGTAATTCGTTATTTTCTTCTGGGATAATCGCACCTTCCACGGGACATACCTGCAAACAAATACCGCAGTCAATGCAGACATCAAAATCAATCCAATACCAATCTGTCCCTTTTTGATTTTTGCCGGGGCCATCATGGATACAAGCAACAGGGCAAGCTTCTACGCAATCAGATACGCCTTCACAGACATCGGTAACAATAGAGTGGGGCAAGGTTTTTTCCTCAAAAATTTAGTGCGTTATGTTACTGGTTGTAACCGATTTTTTCCTTAAAAATCAATCTCTGTGTAGCGATCGCCTAAAAACGCGAAATTTAAACCACTATAAGATTCGATTTCAGCCAAACTGGTTTCTGCATCCCGAAAAGCAAGTTTTGTATCAAACTCCTGCGGGAAAAGATAGGTTTCCATCACATTGTCGTACATCACGATTTTCCAATAGCCCGACGGAATTTGGTGGGGTTCATCGGCTCCGGGGAGTGCAGGCATCGGTAATGCGTCGTTATAGAACGTACCTGTGATGATATAAACTTCTTGCTTTTCCTGAACCAGTTCTCGCACATATTCCTCCAATTCCCGCCATTCGCCTCGGTTGAGCTTGGAGTTTTGGGGTGTAATATTACTGAGATAATTGACCTGTTGCCAGTTCTTGCCACGAAAACTGCCTAACGGTGCAAGATGACCGCGATCTGTTTTTAAAGCGTCGTGGGCTCCCTTATAATCATCGGGTTCTAAGGTTTCTTCTGGATCGATATCTGGATCAGCTTGCCAAACTCGTTTCGTTTCGCCC
The window above is part of the [Limnothrix rosea] IAM M-220 genome. Proteins encoded here:
- a CDS encoding indolepyruvate ferredoxin oxidoreductase subunit alpha; this encodes MPHSIVTDVCEGVSDCVEACPVACIHDGPGKNQKGTDWYWIDFDVCIDCGICLQVCPVEGAIIPEENNELQRTP
- a CDS encoding DNA/RNA non-specific endonuclease gives rise to the protein MPVFHNVSFGNYAVAIAGLFLVQSCGILTLSKTGFCPTHLPLGVPEGTPATNDLICRDIYALSSNDDTKFADWVAYRLDPSNLEYTGETKRVWQADPDIDPEETLEPDDYKGAHDALKTDRGHLAPLGSFRGKNWQQVNYLSNITPQNSKLNRGEWRELEEYVRELVQEKQEVYIITGTFYNDALPMPALPGADEPHQIPSGYWKIVMYDNVMETYLFPQEFDTKLAFRDAETSLAEIESYSGLNFAFLGDRYTEIDF